The following are encoded in a window of Flavobacterium cupriresistens genomic DNA:
- a CDS encoding ATP-dependent Clp protease ATP-binding subunit, protein MDDNFSPRVKDVITYSKEEALRLGHDFIGTEHLMLGILRDGNGKAIHILNNLAVDLDHLRRKVEILSPANQSVEVNAEKKNLHLTRQAERALKTTFLEAKVFQSSSISTAHLLLCILRNENDPTTKLLNKLKIDYDIAKEQYLNMTPNEEEFLENLPRNESYNDDSGQDDSLKESSFNNPANKSNKKSKTPVLDNFGRDLTEMAEEGKLDPVVGREKEIERVSQILSRRKKNNPLLIGEPGVGKSAIAEGLALRIIQKKVSRILFNKRVVTLDLASLVAGTKYRGQFEERMKAVMNELEKNDDIILFIDEIHTIVGAGGATGSLDASNMFKPALARGEIQCIGATTLDEYRQYIEKDGALERRFQKVIVEPTSVEETIAILNNVKDKYEDHHNVTYTKEAIEACVKLTNRYMSERFLPDKAIDALDEAGSRVHITNIDVPKQILDLERQLEEVRELKNMVVKKQKYEEAAKLRDDEKRIEKDLAVAQEQWEEDSKNNRIEVTEDNVADVVSMMTGIPVNRIAQTESNKLAQLPELIQNKVIGQNEAVLKIARSIQRNRAGLKDPNKPIGSFIFLGQTGVGKTQLAKVLAKELFDSEDALIRIDMSEYMEKFAISRLVGAPPGYVGYEEGGQLTEKVRRKPYCVVLLDEIEKAHPDVFNMMLQVLDDGYLTDSLGRKIDFKNTIIIMTSNVGARQLKDFGQGVGFGTAAKIAQADDNSKSIIENALKKTFAPEFLNRIDDVIVFNALEKADIDLIIEIELKKLYSRVAELGYSLNLTDKAKAFIAEKGFDRQFGARPLKRAIQKYVEDLLAEEIITSKIHSGDEILMDLKDDSQELSVEIHKAEEPTNQ, encoded by the coding sequence ATGGATGATAATTTTTCACCAAGAGTAAAAGATGTTATTACCTACAGTAAAGAGGAAGCCTTGCGTTTGGGCCACGACTTTATTGGTACTGAGCATCTAATGCTGGGCATTTTGAGAGATGGAAACGGTAAAGCCATTCATATTCTCAATAACCTGGCTGTTGATTTAGATCATTTACGCAGAAAAGTAGAAATACTCAGTCCAGCCAATCAAAGCGTTGAAGTCAATGCCGAAAAGAAAAATCTTCATCTTACCCGACAAGCTGAAAGAGCTCTGAAGACCACCTTTCTTGAAGCAAAAGTATTTCAAAGTTCATCGATCAGCACGGCACACCTGCTGTTATGCATCTTACGAAACGAAAACGATCCCACAACCAAGCTATTGAATAAACTAAAAATAGATTATGATATAGCTAAAGAACAATATTTAAATATGACTCCAAACGAAGAAGAATTCTTAGAAAACTTGCCAAGAAACGAATCATACAACGACGATTCAGGACAAGATGACAGTCTTAAAGAAAGTAGTTTTAACAATCCCGCCAATAAGTCAAACAAAAAGTCAAAAACTCCGGTTTTAGATAATTTTGGGAGAGATTTAACAGAAATGGCTGAGGAAGGAAAACTGGATCCGGTTGTAGGACGCGAAAAAGAAATTGAACGCGTTTCTCAAATCCTAAGCCGTAGAAAAAAGAACAATCCGCTACTTATTGGAGAGCCGGGAGTCGGTAAATCTGCTATCGCAGAAGGTCTGGCTTTACGCATTATTCAGAAAAAAGTATCTCGTATTCTTTTCAACAAACGTGTAGTTACTCTTGATCTGGCCAGTTTAGTAGCCGGAACAAAATACCGCGGTCAGTTTGAAGAAAGAATGAAAGCCGTTATGAACGAGCTCGAGAAAAACGACGATATCATTCTTTTTATTGATGAAATTCACACTATTGTAGGTGCCGGTGGAGCAACGGGTTCACTGGATGCTTCCAACATGTTTAAACCTGCTTTAGCAAGAGGAGAAATCCAATGTATTGGAGCAACTACTCTTGATGAATACAGACAATACATCGAGAAAGACGGAGCTTTAGAAAGACGTTTCCAAAAAGTTATTGTAGAACCAACTTCTGTTGAGGAAACAATCGCGATTTTAAATAACGTAAAAGACAAATACGAAGACCACCATAATGTTACGTACACCAAAGAAGCAATCGAGGCTTGTGTAAAATTAACCAACAGATATATGTCTGAGCGTTTTTTACCGGACAAAGCTATCGATGCTCTTGACGAAGCAGGATCTCGTGTACACATTACCAACATTGATGTTCCGAAGCAAATTTTAGATTTAGAACGTCAGTTGGAAGAAGTGCGTGAGCTTAAAAATATGGTTGTTAAAAAACAAAAATATGAAGAAGCAGCCAAACTTCGCGATGATGAAAAACGCATCGAAAAAGACCTGGCTGTAGCTCAGGAACAATGGGAAGAAGACTCTAAAAACAACCGTATTGAAGTTACAGAAGATAATGTAGCCGATGTTGTTTCTATGATGACCGGAATCCCTGTAAACAGAATTGCACAAACAGAGAGCAATAAATTAGCCCAATTACCGGAACTAATTCAAAACAAAGTAATTGGTCAAAACGAAGCTGTTCTGAAAATTGCACGTTCTATTCAACGTAACAGAGCCGGACTTAAAGATCCGAACAAACCAATTGGTTCGTTTATTTTCTTAGGTCAGACCGGAGTTGGTAAAACACAATTAGCTAAAGTTTTAGCAAAAGAATTATTCGATTCTGAAGATGCGTTAATACGTATTGACATGAGTGAATACATGGAGAAATTCGCTATTTCCCGCTTAGTGGGAGCGCCTCCGGGATACGTAGGTTACGAAGAAGGCGGTCAATTAACCGAAAAAGTACGTAGAAAACCATACTGTGTTGTTCTTTTAGACGAGATCGAAAAAGCACATCCGGACGTGTTCAACATGATGCTTCAAGTATTAGATGACGGTTATTTGACAGATAGTTTAGGTCGTAAAATTGATTTCAAAAACACGATCATCATCATGACTTCAAACGTCGGAGCCCGTCAGTTAAAAGACTTCGGACAAGGTGTTGGATTTGGAACTGCTGCGAAAATAGCTCAGGCCGATGATAATTCAAAAAGCATTATCGAAAATGCATTGAAAAAAACATTTGCTCCGGAATTCTTAAACAGAATTGATGACGTTATCGTTTTCAATGCATTAGAAAAAGCAGATATTGATTTAATCATCGAAATCGAACTTAAAAAACTGTACTCTCGTGTTGCTGAATTAGGATACAGCTTAAATCTAACCGATAAAGCCAAGGCATTTATCGCAGAAAAAGGCTTTGACAGACAATTTGGTGCAAGACCGTTAAAAAGAGCGATTCAGAAATACGTTGAAGATTTATTGGCAGAAGAGATCATTACCTCAAAAATACATTCCGGTGATGAGATTTTAATGGATCTAAAAGATGACTCTCAAGAACTTTCTGTAGAAATACACAAAGCCGAAGAGCCAACAAATCAATAA
- the gyrA gene encoding DNA gyrase subunit A: MSEGEKLIPINIEDEMKSAYIDYSMSVIVSRALPDVRDGLKPVHRRVLYGMYDLGVTSRSAHKKSARIVGEVLGKYHPHGDTSVYDAMVRMAQEWSMRYLLVDGQGNFGSVDGDSPAAMRYTEARMRKISEDIMADIEKETVDFQLNFDDTLYEPKVMPTRVPTLLVNGATGIAVGMATNMPPHNLTEVINGTLAYLDNNDIEIDELMTHIKAPDFPTGGVIYGYEGVREAFKTGRGRIVMRAKVGFEEVDGRECIIVTEIPYQVNKAEMIKRTADLVNDKKIEGIANIRDESDRNGMRIVYILKRDATPNVVLNTLYKYTSLQSSFSVNNIALVKGRPQMLNLKDMIHYFIEHRHDVVVRRTRFELRKAEERAHILEGLIIASDNIDEVIAIIRGSKNTEEARDKLIERFNLSDIQARAIVEMRLRQLTGLEQDKLRAEFEELMKLIEHLKALLADVALRTNLIKEELEEIREKYGDARRSLIEYSGGDVSIEDLIADENVVITISHAGYIKRTNLTEYKTQNRGGVGQKSAGTRDQDFLEHMFVATNHQYMMFFTQKGKCFWMRVYEIPEGSKTAKGRAIQNLVNIESDDKVKAFICTQDLKDKEYINSHNLVMVTKQGQVKKTSLEKYSKPRVNGVAAITIKEGDELLEAKLTNGESQIILAVKSGKLVRFEETKTRPMGRTASGVRGITLKDDTDEVIGMVTVDKDNVNDSQILVVTENGYGKRTKLVDDDGEDVYRITNRGGKGVKTLNITEKTGKLISINAVTDADDLMIINKSGLTIRMAIEDLRVMGRATQGVRLINLKGKDSIAAVTKVMKDDVAEVVVDEDGNVIESAIERVKPDLEVLEDDGTAEEEDDEDDAEEETEDEEDSEEESEE; this comes from the coding sequence ATGTCTGAAGGAGAAAAGTTAATTCCTATTAACATAGAGGATGAAATGAAATCAGCTTACATCGATTATTCGATGTCAGTAATTGTATCAAGAGCACTTCCGGATGTTAGAGATGGCTTGAAACCGGTACATCGAAGAGTTCTTTATGGAATGTATGATTTAGGAGTAACTTCAAGATCTGCACACAAAAAATCAGCGAGAATCGTAGGAGAGGTTTTGGGTAAGTATCACCCACATGGTGACACCTCTGTTTATGACGCTATGGTGCGTATGGCTCAAGAGTGGAGTATGCGTTATTTATTAGTAGATGGCCAAGGTAACTTTGGTTCTGTCGATGGTGACAGTCCGGCAGCAATGCGTTATACTGAGGCAAGAATGCGTAAAATTTCGGAAGATATTATGGCAGATATCGAAAAAGAAACAGTTGATTTTCAACTCAACTTTGACGATACTTTATATGAGCCAAAAGTAATGCCAACCAGAGTTCCTACTTTGTTAGTAAACGGAGCAACAGGTATTGCAGTTGGTATGGCTACTAATATGCCACCACACAATTTAACAGAAGTTATCAACGGTACATTAGCGTATCTGGATAATAATGATATTGAAATAGACGAATTAATGACACATATTAAAGCTCCTGATTTTCCAACAGGAGGTGTAATATATGGTTATGAAGGCGTTCGTGAAGCTTTTAAAACCGGTAGAGGACGTATTGTAATGCGTGCTAAAGTTGGTTTCGAAGAAGTAGACGGAAGAGAATGTATTATCGTTACAGAGATTCCATACCAGGTTAATAAAGCCGAAATGATCAAACGTACGGCTGATTTGGTTAACGATAAAAAAATCGAAGGTATTGCCAATATCCGTGACGAATCAGATAGAAACGGTATGCGTATCGTGTATATCCTGAAACGCGATGCTACACCAAACGTAGTTTTAAATACCTTATATAAATACACTTCATTACAATCTTCTTTTAGTGTAAATAATATTGCATTAGTAAAAGGTCGCCCACAAATGTTGAATCTGAAAGATATGATTCACTATTTTATTGAGCACCGTCACGATGTAGTAGTACGTAGAACTCGTTTCGAATTGCGTAAAGCAGAAGAAAGAGCGCATATTTTAGAAGGATTAATTATTGCTTCTGATAATATTGATGAAGTGATCGCGATCATCAGAGGTTCGAAAAATACGGAAGAAGCACGTGATAAATTAATTGAAAGATTCAATTTGTCAGACATTCAGGCGCGTGCCATCGTAGAAATGCGTTTGCGTCAGTTAACAGGTCTGGAGCAAGATAAATTAAGAGCTGAGTTTGAAGAATTAATGAAATTAATAGAGCATTTGAAAGCTTTATTAGCAGATGTAGCTCTTAGAACGAACTTAATTAAAGAAGAATTGGAAGAAATTCGTGAGAAATATGGCGATGCCCGTCGTTCTCTAATCGAATATTCAGGTGGTGATGTAAGTATTGAAGATTTAATTGCCGATGAGAATGTGGTTATTACCATTTCGCACGCTGGTTATATCAAACGTACAAACCTTACAGAGTACAAAACACAAAACAGAGGTGGCGTTGGACAAAAAAGCGCAGGAACAAGAGATCAGGATTTCCTTGAGCATATGTTCGTTGCAACCAACCACCAATATATGATGTTCTTTACGCAAAAAGGAAAATGTTTCTGGATGCGTGTTTATGAAATTCCGGAAGGAAGCAAAACCGCAAAAGGTAGAGCGATTCAGAACTTGGTAAATATTGAAAGCGATGATAAAGTAAAAGCTTTCATTTGTACACAAGATTTAAAAGACAAAGAGTATATCAACAGTCATAACCTTGTAATGGTAACCAAACAAGGACAGGTTAAGAAAACATCTTTAGAGAAATATTCTAAGCCTAGAGTAAATGGAGTTGCTGCAATTACAATTAAAGAAGGGGATGAATTACTGGAAGCGAAATTAACAAACGGAGAAAGCCAAATTATCCTGGCTGTGAAATCCGGTAAATTAGTTCGTTTTGAAGAAACTAAAACCCGTCCGATGGGAAGAACAGCTTCCGGAGTTCGTGGAATTACGCTAAAAGACGATACCGATGAAGTAATTGGTATGGTTACTGTTGATAAAGACAACGTTAACGATTCACAAATCTTAGTAGTAACCGAGAACGGATACGGTAAACGTACCAAATTGGTTGATGATGATGGTGAAGATGTGTACAGAATTACGAACCGTGGAGGAAAAGGAGTTAAGACACTTAATATCACGGAGAAAACAGGGAAATTAATTTCGATTAATGCGGTAACCGATGCGGATGATTTGATGATTATCAACAAATCTGGATTAACAATCAGAATGGCAATTGAAGATTTACGTGTAATGGGTCGTGCAACGCAAGGAGTTCGATTGATTAACTTAAAAGGAAAAGATTCAATCGCTGCTGTTACAAAAGTAATGAAAGACGATGTGGCAGAAGTTGTAGTTGACGAAGATGGTAATGTTATCGAATCCGCTATAGAAAGAGTGAAGCCGGATTTAGAAGTTCTTGAAGACGACGGTACGGCAGAAGAAGAGGACGATGAAGACGATGCTGAAGAAGAAACAGAAGACGAAGAGGATTCTGAAGAAGAATCAGAAGAATAA
- a CDS encoding tetratricopeptide repeat protein has protein sequence MKSKYVILASALLISVATFAQKDQIKSAEKALKNGDAQGAITILKDAENLVVNAKDVEQAQYYFVKGNAYLDLANKKVEESKNLSLAAESYKKLIDIEKESGKLKYSTQAATSITQIKGNLINSAIADTQASKHADGAKKLYEAYLLDKKDTINLYYAASTAVNAQDYDAALPMYEELKKVNYSGKGTSYLALNKATKNEDGFNNANERDLAVKLGTHEKPRTEAIPSKRGEINKNLALILVQKGRIEDAKKAVADARKANPEDSTLLLTEANLYLETKDFETYKKLVNEALQKDPNNADLLFNLGVISNNAKNPADAEKYYLKAIEIKPDYTNAYLNLAALKLEAEKPIIEEMNKLGTSAKDMKRYDVLKAQRESVFKGVIPYLKKANELDPKNEDVSKTLLGVYKALEMTAEAKALKATM, from the coding sequence ATGAAAAGTAAATATGTAATACTTGCGTCAGCATTATTGATTTCAGTAGCTACTTTTGCTCAAAAAGATCAGATTAAAAGTGCTGAGAAAGCATTAAAAAACGGAGACGCACAAGGGGCTATCACAATACTAAAAGATGCCGAAAATTTAGTTGTTAATGCTAAAGATGTAGAGCAAGCGCAATACTATTTTGTAAAAGGGAACGCTTACTTGGATTTGGCTAACAAAAAAGTTGAAGAAAGTAAAAACTTATCTCTTGCGGCAGAGAGCTACAAAAAATTAATTGATATTGAAAAAGAGTCAGGAAAGTTAAAATACTCTACTCAGGCAGCTACTTCAATTACTCAAATTAAAGGAAACTTGATTAACTCGGCTATTGCTGATACACAAGCAAGCAAACATGCTGATGGTGCAAAGAAATTATACGAAGCTTATTTGTTAGATAAAAAAGATACAATCAATTTGTATTATGCAGCTTCAACAGCGGTAAATGCTCAGGATTATGATGCAGCTTTACCAATGTACGAAGAATTGAAAAAAGTAAATTATTCCGGAAAAGGAACTAGTTATTTAGCATTAAACAAAGCAACTAAAAACGAAGACGGTTTTAATAATGCTAACGAAAGAGATTTAGCTGTGAAATTAGGAACTCACGAAAAACCAAGAACAGAAGCAATTCCTTCTAAAAGAGGTGAGATCAACAAAAATCTTGCTTTAATCCTGGTTCAAAAAGGACGTATTGAAGATGCTAAAAAAGCCGTTGCAGATGCTAGAAAAGCAAATCCGGAAGATTCTACTTTGTTGCTTACAGAAGCCAATCTATATTTAGAAACGAAAGATTTTGAAACGTACAAAAAATTAGTTAACGAGGCTTTACAAAAAGACCCGAACAATGCTGATCTATTGTTTAACTTAGGAGTAATTAGTAACAATGCTAAAAATCCTGCTGACGCTGAGAAATACTATTTGAAAGCGATCGAAATCAAACCGGATTATACAAACGCTTATCTTAACCTTGCAGCTTTAAAGTTAGAAGCAGAGAAACCAATCATTGAAGAAATGAACAAATTGGGTACTTCTGCAAAAGACATGAAACGTTATGACGTTTTAAAAGCGCAAAGAGAGTCTGTTTTTAAAGGAGTTATTCCTTACCTTAAAAAAGCAAACGAATTAGATCCTAAAAACGAAGATGTTTCTAAAACATTATTAGGTGTTTACAAAGCATTAGAAATGACTGCTGAAGCAAAAGCTTTGAAAGCTACAATGTAA
- a CDS encoding OsmC family protein, translating to MKFTRKANANWKGTGMEGKGTISTQSTTLDNAQLSFKTRFADGVGTNPEELIAAAHSGCFTMQLSFLLNEGGFTADDLTTEATVTFEDGAITLIHLDLKGKVPSISAEEFEKTAAKAKEICPISKLLNTTITLTATLVS from the coding sequence ATGAAATTTACAAGAAAAGCAAATGCCAACTGGAAAGGTACGGGCATGGAAGGAAAAGGAACTATCAGTACACAAAGTACTACATTAGACAATGCGCAATTGTCCTTTAAAACAAGATTTGCAGACGGAGTCGGAACGAATCCGGAAGAACTTATTGCAGCAGCGCATTCGGGCTGTTTTACCATGCAATTAAGTTTTTTACTTAACGAAGGAGGTTTTACCGCAGATGATTTAACTACAGAAGCCACAGTAACTTTTGAAGACGGCGCCATAACTTTGATCCATTTGGATTTAAAAGGAAAAGTCCCTTCAATTTCAGCAGAAGAATTCGAAAAAACGGCTGCTAAAGCGAAAGAAATTTGTCCAATATCAAAGCTTTTAAATACTACAATTACGTTAACTGCTACTTTGGTAAGTTAG
- a CDS encoding DUF349 domain-containing protein, which translates to MLEEKNDNLQDADGKLEIEISDSIQDNVIEESDSETAAENLVSTTEIELETVAETPEADHQEALDAITNSNAEESEDETLKERHEIPMQDYDTFTLDTLVDELKKLVNTDKVMSVKEHIEEIKKSFLLQYNHLIEEKKEEFNASKQDPNEEFEYHSPLKSKFDEYYSIFREKRNAHFKHLQTNLKSNLDNRLAIVEELKELINPQENIKDTLKHFNDLRERWKNAGPIPKDKYNHVWNNYHFHVENFYDYLHLDREARDLDFKYNLEQKQKIIARVEELVNETDISKSFRELQDLHRIWKEDIGPVSKEHRDTIWNKFSELTKKIHDKREVLFESQRANEQQNLEIKKEIIGKLEVLGTEKVNSHSQWLLQIQKVEALRNEFFAAGKVPSEVNEETWASFKTAVRNFNSFKNSFYKDIKKDQNDNLNKKMALVAKAKELQESTDFGATTPIMKQIQEEWKQIGHVPKKYSDKIWKDFKDACNHYFDKLKEHKSEENGDEVAAFDNKKAYLDILRAYQLTGDHKTDLDAIKLHIETWKGFGKVPFSRRHIEGKFNKILDALFEKLSLSKKETEMMRFSNRIDSLSESNDTRKLDNEKIFLMRKIEEVQNEIFQLENNIQFFTNTKNAKKENSIVLEVRKNIAVHKESLDVWKDKLKQLRNLGQE; encoded by the coding sequence ATGTTAGAAGAAAAGAATGATAACCTGCAAGATGCAGACGGAAAACTAGAAATCGAGATTAGCGATTCTATACAAGACAATGTGATTGAAGAATCTGATTCTGAAACTGCAGCCGAAAATTTAGTTTCAACTACTGAAATTGAATTAGAAACTGTGGCTGAAACTCCGGAAGCAGATCATCAAGAGGCATTAGATGCGATCACCAATTCGAACGCTGAGGAAAGTGAAGATGAAACGTTAAAAGAACGTCATGAAATCCCTATGCAGGATTATGATACTTTTACGCTAGATACTCTTGTTGACGAACTGAAAAAACTTGTAAATACAGACAAAGTAATGTCTGTAAAAGAGCATATCGAAGAAATCAAGAAATCATTCTTATTACAATACAATCATCTTATAGAGGAGAAAAAAGAAGAATTCAACGCTTCTAAACAAGATCCTAATGAAGAATTTGAATACCATTCTCCATTAAAATCTAAGTTTGATGAATATTATTCTATTTTCAGAGAAAAGAGAAATGCGCATTTCAAACATTTACAAACCAATTTAAAATCTAATTTAGACAATCGACTTGCAATTGTTGAGGAGCTAAAAGAACTTATAAACCCGCAGGAAAACATCAAAGACACCCTTAAACATTTTAATGATTTAAGAGAAAGATGGAAAAATGCAGGACCAATTCCAAAAGACAAATACAATCACGTTTGGAACAACTATCACTTTCATGTAGAAAATTTCTATGATTATCTGCATTTAGATCGTGAAGCCAGAGATTTAGATTTTAAATACAACTTAGAGCAAAAACAAAAAATTATAGCTCGTGTTGAAGAATTGGTAAACGAAACGGATATCAGTAAATCTTTCAGAGAATTACAGGACCTACACCGAATCTGGAAAGAAGATATCGGACCTGTTTCTAAAGAACACCGTGACACGATCTGGAATAAATTTAGTGAACTGACTAAAAAAATCCACGATAAAAGAGAGGTTTTATTTGAAAGCCAAAGAGCTAATGAACAACAAAATCTTGAAATTAAAAAAGAGATTATTGGTAAATTAGAAGTTCTGGGAACTGAAAAAGTAAACTCACACTCCCAATGGTTGCTACAAATTCAAAAAGTAGAAGCGTTAAGAAATGAGTTCTTTGCAGCTGGAAAAGTGCCGTCTGAGGTAAACGAAGAAACTTGGGCTTCTTTTAAAACTGCCGTTAGAAATTTCAACTCTTTTAAAAATTCTTTTTATAAGGACATTAAAAAAGATCAAAACGACAACTTAAATAAGAAAATGGCACTTGTTGCCAAAGCCAAAGAATTACAAGAAAGTACTGATTTTGGTGCCACTACTCCAATCATGAAACAAATTCAGGAAGAGTGGAAACAAATTGGTCATGTTCCTAAAAAATATTCTGACAAAATCTGGAAAGATTTCAAAGACGCTTGTAATCACTATTTTGATAAATTAAAAGAGCACAAATCAGAGGAAAACGGTGATGAAGTAGCTGCTTTTGACAACAAAAAAGCGTACTTGGATATCTTAAGAGCTTACCAGCTTACCGGAGACCATAAAACAGATTTAGACGCTATAAAATTACATATTGAAACTTGGAAAGGTTTTGGTAAAGTCCCTTTCTCAAGACGTCATATTGAAGGGAAATTCAATAAAATCCTGGATGCTCTTTTTGAAAAATTAAGTTTGAGTAAAAAAGAAACCGAAATGATGCGTTTCTCTAACCGTATAGATTCTTTATCGGAAAGTAACGACACCAGAAAACTGGATAACGAAAAAATCTTCTTAATGCGTAAAATTGAAGAGGTTCAAAATGAAATTTTCCAATTAGAGAACAACATTCAGTTTTTTACCAATACAAAAAATGCTAAGAAAGAGAATTCAATTGTTCTTGAAGTTCGTAAAAACATTGCTGTTCACAAAGAAAGCCTTGATGTTTGGAAAGACAAACTAAAACAATTACGTAATCTAGGTCAGGAATAA
- a CDS encoding lipid A phosphoethanolamine transferase produces MNESLLILFFLIATATNAQGTVESKSPFSEPRYHYFLKTILLFNEYLDTDNGSFNTTQVRALVPIGDKAWNLRFDLPLISANTNSINKSGIGDVGMGVSYIPFMERQNGIALRARVYANSAADPNFGSGKWVVMPAVFYGKYMSGKKFLWIASLEYQASFAGSSERSDISVIAYENVLFHFFGKNWIAADVAFRYNSILEGFQNNAFLEFGRKITPTNLAYIHPSVAFGGNKTYNYGLEVGLLILF; encoded by the coding sequence ATGAATGAATCGTTACTTATTCTATTTTTTTTAATTGCCACGGCTACAAATGCTCAAGGAACAGTTGAGTCCAAAAGTCCTTTTTCGGAACCCCGTTATCATTATTTTCTTAAAACCATATTACTTTTTAATGAGTATTTAGATACCGACAATGGTTCTTTTAATACTACACAAGTACGTGCTTTAGTTCCGATTGGAGACAAAGCTTGGAATTTACGGTTTGACCTTCCTTTAATATCAGCCAATACCAATTCAATAAACAAAAGCGGGATTGGAGATGTTGGCATGGGGGTTAGTTACATTCCTTTTATGGAGAGACAAAACGGTATTGCCCTCAGAGCAAGAGTATATGCCAATTCTGCCGCAGATCCAAACTTCGGATCGGGTAAATGGGTTGTCATGCCGGCCGTTTTTTATGGGAAATATATGAGCGGCAAAAAATTTCTTTGGATCGCTTCCTTAGAATATCAGGCGAGTTTTGCCGGTTCCAGTGAGCGAAGTGACATTAGCGTCATTGCTTATGAAAATGTACTATTTCATTTTTTTGGCAAAAACTGGATTGCTGCCGATGTTGCTTTTCGGTACAATAGTATTTTAGAAGGCTTTCAAAATAATGCTTTTTTAGAATTTGGCCGAAAAATTACCCCTACTAACCTCGCCTACATCCATCCGAGTGTGGCTTTTGGAGGTAATAAAACATACAACTATGGTTTGGAGGTTGGTCTTCTAATCTTATTCTGA
- a CDS encoding shikimate dehydrogenase family protein encodes MIDTLKRRFGLLGRNISYSFSKGYFTEKFSNEVFTGNSYENFDISEINHFTGLVKNNPDLKGLNVTIPYKQQVIPFLDKLSKKAALIGAVNTIKFTKSGKLKGYNTDYYGFKKSLKPLLEPHHKKALILGTGGASKGVAFALDELDILYTFVSREAKDNIIDYDLINATTFDNYQIIINCTPVGTSPNIEACPDLPYEYFTNKHIAYDLIYNPEETQFLKNAKERGAVIKNGYDMLIFQAEKAWKIWNK; translated from the coding sequence ATGATTGACACTTTAAAAAGACGTTTTGGCTTACTGGGCCGTAACATTAGCTACTCTTTTTCGAAAGGATATTTTACTGAAAAATTTAGCAATGAAGTTTTTACCGGCAACAGCTACGAAAATTTTGACATTTCAGAAATCAATCACTTCACCGGATTAGTTAAAAACAATCCGGATTTAAAAGGATTAAATGTTACGATTCCGTACAAACAGCAAGTCATTCCCTTTTTAGATAAACTTTCAAAAAAAGCGGCTTTAATAGGCGCTGTTAATACCATAAAATTTACCAAAAGCGGTAAATTAAAAGGATACAATACGGACTACTATGGTTTTAAAAAATCATTAAAGCCACTATTAGAACCCCATCACAAAAAAGCACTCATTTTAGGTACCGGTGGTGCCTCAAAAGGGGTTGCTTTTGCTCTTGATGAGCTTGATATTCTTTATACTTTTGTTTCGAGAGAGGCCAAAGACAACATCATTGATTACGATTTAATCAACGCCACTACTTTTGACAATTATCAAATTATAATCAATTGTACTCCGGTAGGTACAAGCCCTAATATCGAAGCTTGCCCTGACCTGCCGTATGAGTATTTCACCAATAAGCATATCGCTTATGATTTAATTTACAATCCGGAGGAAACTCAATTTCTAAAAAATGCAAAAGAACGTGGTGCTGTTATAAAAAATGGTTACGACATGCTTATTTTTCAAGCCGAAAAAGCCTGGAAAATCTGGAATAAATAA